In Acaryochloris marina S15, a single genomic region encodes these proteins:
- a CDS encoding reverse transcriptase domain-containing protein encodes MTHSIMGSDEWTDINWKQVQKNVYRLQTRIFKAKRRGDTKQVHRLQKLLMKSRSAKLLAVRKVTQDNQGKKTAGVDGIKSLTPEQRLDLTNNLYLTGKSKPTRRVMIPKPGTTEERPLGIPCMIERARQMLVKLALEAEWEAVFETNTYGFRTGRGAHDAIRAIFLSIKQKDKYVLDADISKCFDKINQEKLLTKLNTFPSLNRQIKAWLKSGVILDGQLFPTNEGTPQGGCISPLLALVALYGLETAIRGCVNQGKAQRALSVVFYADDFVVLHPSVEVILKCKLAAETWLKEMSLELKPSKTRISHTLTPYEGNVGFDFLGFNIRQYSVGKYQSGCHGNGKKLGFKTLIKPSKKKVALHIQKLRDTIDAYKTAPQAALISKLNPIIRGWCNYYSRVCSKQTFSKCEHILLFSQLRAWARYRTGNFNSKTLNKYWHYIEDRLTFSTRKGVRLTPHSSIPIVRHIKVKGDKSFFDGDVLYWSTRKGKHPELPNQVASLLKRYKGKCPACGLLFIEGDLIEVDHKIPKVEGGTDRFDNLQPLHRHCHDVKTALDNANRKALEQETELEPIESVIKI; translated from the coding sequence ATGACACACTCAATTATGGGTAGTGATGAATGGACAGACATTAACTGGAAACAAGTCCAGAAGAATGTCTATCGACTCCAAACCAGAATCTTCAAAGCCAAACGTCGTGGTGATACTAAGCAGGTTCACAGACTCCAGAAACTATTGATGAAGTCCAGATCTGCCAAGCTTCTAGCAGTCAGGAAGGTGACTCAGGATAATCAAGGCAAGAAAACAGCAGGAGTGGATGGGATAAAATCCCTGACACCGGAACAACGGCTTGACCTCACGAATAACCTGTACCTAACTGGAAAATCTAAACCAACGCGACGGGTGATGATACCAAAACCCGGAACAACGGAGGAAAGACCGTTAGGAATACCCTGCATGATTGAGAGGGCAAGGCAAATGTTAGTGAAACTAGCATTGGAAGCCGAATGGGAAGCGGTTTTCGAAACCAATACCTATGGCTTCAGAACTGGTAGAGGCGCTCATGATGCAATCAGAGCAATTTTCCTTAGTATCAAGCAAAAAGACAAATATGTCTTGGACGCCGATATTTCAAAATGCTTTGACAAAATAAACCAGGAGAAGTTATTGACCAAACTGAACACATTTCCCAGCTTAAACAGGCAAATCAAAGCCTGGTTGAAATCGGGAGTGATACTAGATGGCCAATTATTTCCAACCAATGAGGGTACACCACAAGGGGGATGCATCTCCCCATTATTAGCTTTGGTAGCCCTTTATGGATTGGAAACAGCGATCAGAGGATGCGTAAATCAAGGTAAAGCACAACGTGCTTTATCGGTTGTATTCTACGCTGATGACTTCGTAGTCCTTCATCCATCGGTGGAGGTCATCCTGAAGTGTAAGCTAGCAGCCGAAACCTGGCTTAAAGAGATGTCTCTAGAATTAAAACCTAGTAAAACCCGTATCTCTCATACGCTAACACCGTACGAAGGAAATGTTGGATTCGATTTTCTCGGATTTAATATCCGGCAATATTCAGTTGGTAAATATCAATCTGGATGTCATGGAAACGGTAAGAAGCTAGGCTTCAAAACACTCATCAAGCCCAGCAAAAAGAAGGTAGCCCTGCATATTCAGAAACTTAGAGATACCATTGATGCTTACAAAACAGCGCCACAAGCGGCATTGATTAGCAAGCTCAACCCGATTATTAGGGGATGGTGTAATTACTACTCACGGGTATGCAGTAAACAAACCTTCTCAAAGTGCGAACACATTTTATTGTTTTCACAACTAAGAGCATGGGCAAGATACAGAACCGGAAATTTTAACTCCAAAACCCTGAACAAATACTGGCATTACATTGAAGATAGGCTTACTTTTTCAACCAGAAAGGGAGTGAGATTAACCCCTCATTCCTCTATCCCAATTGTGCGCCATATAAAAGTGAAGGGAGATAAGAGTTTCTTTGATGGAGATGTACTGTACTGGAGTACAAGGAAAGGCAAACACCCTGAATTACCCAACCAAGTAGCCTCACTACTAAAAAGGTACAAAGGGAAATGCCCAGCGTGTGGATTACTGTTTATCGAAGGCGATCTGATTGAGGTTGACCACAAAATTCCTAAAGTGGAGGGTGGGACAGATAGATTCGACAATCTGCAACCGCTTCATCGCCATTGTCACGATGTAAAAACCGCCCTTGATAATGCTAACCGTAAGGCTTTAGAGCAGGAAACTGAATTAGAGCCAATCGAAAGCGTCATCAAAATATAG